A region of Onychomys torridus chromosome 10, mOncTor1.1, whole genome shotgun sequence DNA encodes the following proteins:
- the Hsd17b13 gene encoding 17-beta-hydroxysteroid dehydrogenase 13 isoform X2 — protein sequence MHIVLELLLLVGIIIYSYLESLVKFFIPRRRKSVAGQTVLITGAGHGIGRLTAYEFAKRKSRLVLWDINKVKKEVGDVEIVVNNAGAIYPADLLSTKDEEITKTFEVNILGHFWIIKALLPSMLRRNSGHIVTVASVCGHGVIPYLIPYCSSKFAAVGFHRALTAELETLGKTGIKTSCLCPVFVNTGFTKNPSTRLWPILETGEVARSLIEGILTNKKMIFVPSYINVSLVLEKFLPERALKAISRIQNIQFEAIVGHKIKMK from the exons ATGCACATTGTCCTAGAACTTCTCCTGCTGGTAGGCATAATCATCTACTCCTACTTGGAGTCGCTGGTAAAGTTTTTCATTCCCCGGAGAAGAAAATCTGTGGCCGGACAGACTGTTCTCATCACTGGGGCTGGGCACGGAATAGGCAGACTGACTGCGTATGAATTTGCAAAGCGGAAAAGCAGACTGGTCCTGTGGGATATCAATAAG GTAAAGAAAGAAGTGGGTGATGTAGAAATCGTGGTAAACAATGCCGGGGCAATATATCCAGCTGACCTTCTTAGCACCAAGGATGAGGAGATCACCAAAACCTTTGAGGTCAACATCCTAGGACATTTTTGG ATCATAAAAGCACTTCTGCCATCGATGCTAAGAAGAAACTCTGGCCACATTGTCACAGTGGCTTCAGTATGCGGCCACGGAGTGATTCCTTATCTCATCCCATATTG CTCAAGCAAGTTTGCTGCTGTTGGCTTCCACAGAGCGCTGACTGCAGAACTCGAAACCTTGGGGAAAACTGGTATCAAAACTTCCTGTCTGTGCCCTGTGTTCGTAAATACTGGCTTCACCAAAAACCCAAGCACAAG GTTGTGGCCTATTTTAGAGACAGGTGAAGTTGCAAGAAGCCTGATAGAGGGGATACTTACCAACAAGAAAATGATCTTCGTCCCCTCCTATATCAATGTTTCTCTAGTACTGGAGAA GTTTCTTCCTGAACGTGCCTTAAAAGCTATAAGTCGTATACAGAATATTCAATTTGAAGCAATTGTGGGccacaaaatcaaaatgaagtgA
- the Hsd17b13 gene encoding 17-beta-hydroxysteroid dehydrogenase 13 isoform X1, producing the protein MHIVLELLLLVGIIIYSYLESLVKFFIPRRRKSVAGQTVLITGAGHGIGRLTAYEFAKRKSRLVLWDINKRGVEETAAECRKLGAIVHVFVVDCSNRMEIYNSVDQVKKEVGDVEIVVNNAGAIYPADLLSTKDEEITKTFEVNILGHFWIIKALLPSMLRRNSGHIVTVASVCGHGVIPYLIPYCSSKFAAVGFHRALTAELETLGKTGIKTSCLCPVFVNTGFTKNPSTRLWPILETGEVARSLIEGILTNKKMIFVPSYINVSLVLEKFLPERALKAISRIQNIQFEAIVGHKIKMK; encoded by the exons ATGCACATTGTCCTAGAACTTCTCCTGCTGGTAGGCATAATCATCTACTCCTACTTGGAGTCGCTGGTAAAGTTTTTCATTCCCCGGAGAAGAAAATCTGTGGCCGGACAGACTGTTCTCATCACTGGGGCTGGGCACGGAATAGGCAGACTGACTGCGTATGAATTTGCAAAGCGGAAAAGCAGACTGGTCCTGTGGGATATCAATAAG CGCGGTGTTGAAGAAACTGCAGCCGAATGCCGGAAACTGGGGGCCATTGTGCACGTGTTTGTGGTGGACTGCAGCAACCGGATGGAGATTTACAACTCTGTGGATCAG GTAAAGAAAGAAGTGGGTGATGTAGAAATCGTGGTAAACAATGCCGGGGCAATATATCCAGCTGACCTTCTTAGCACCAAGGATGAGGAGATCACCAAAACCTTTGAGGTCAACATCCTAGGACATTTTTGG ATCATAAAAGCACTTCTGCCATCGATGCTAAGAAGAAACTCTGGCCACATTGTCACAGTGGCTTCAGTATGCGGCCACGGAGTGATTCCTTATCTCATCCCATATTG CTCAAGCAAGTTTGCTGCTGTTGGCTTCCACAGAGCGCTGACTGCAGAACTCGAAACCTTGGGGAAAACTGGTATCAAAACTTCCTGTCTGTGCCCTGTGTTCGTAAATACTGGCTTCACCAAAAACCCAAGCACAAG GTTGTGGCCTATTTTAGAGACAGGTGAAGTTGCAAGAAGCCTGATAGAGGGGATACTTACCAACAAGAAAATGATCTTCGTCCCCTCCTATATCAATGTTTCTCTAGTACTGGAGAA GTTTCTTCCTGAACGTGCCTTAAAAGCTATAAGTCGTATACAGAATATTCAATTTGAAGCAATTGTGGGccacaaaatcaaaatgaagtgA